The genomic window ACTTCGTCCCCTTCTTCGCGAACTACGGGATCAACACGGTCATCCTCCGCAACCGCCTCCGCGCCGACGGATACGTCGCCGAGGTGGACGCCGTGCACGACGCCCAGCAGGCCGTGCGGATGGTCCGCGCCTATGCGAAGGAGTTCCGGATCGACCCGAAGCGGATCGGCGTGATGGGATTCTCCGCCGGGGCCGAGCTCGCCGCGCCGGCCGCGCTCCTCTACGAGGAATGGGACAAGGCCAACGACGACCCGGCGGACCCGTTCGCCGGCACGTCCTCGCGGCCGGACTTCGCCGGGATCATCTACCCGGGGCCGTCCCCGTTCGCCCGCGGCCGCACCGCGCCGGCGATCCCGAAGGACGTCCCGCCGGCCTTCCTGGTCTGCGGCGGTGCGGGGGACCAGGTCCACGCCGTCTGGGCGCTGGACTATTACCAGGCCATGCTCCTGGCCGGCGTCCCCAACGTCGAGATCCACCTCTACGGCAACGGCCGCCATCCCGGCGACCCCTTGCCCGACGGCTCGCGGATGTCCGGCGGCCTGACCGACCGCAACGGCATCCCCTTCGGCACCTGGCAGTACCGCTTCATCGACTGGGCGCGCGACCTGGGGTTCCTCCAGAAGCCCGGGATCGAGACCAAGGCGGCCAGGGACGTCGCGGCGTTCGTCGCCAGCCCGCCACGCCCGTTCGGCCAGGGCCGCGACGGGGCGGGACGACGCACACCGCCTCCCGCGGCCCCAGGCGGGTCGCCTGGCCCGCGGTGAAGCCGCCGGCGACGGCCACGGGCGATTCATCACCCGCCCGTGGTCCCCGGGCCGCCGGCCAGCCCCGCGCGGCCCTCCTCGAGGAACCGGAGCCACTCCTCCAGGCCCTCCCCCGTCCTGGCCGACGTCTCGAGGATCCTCATCCCGGGCCGCACCGAGAGGATATTCCGGCGGGCCGCCGCGCGGTCGAACTCGCAGGCGGCGGCCAGGTCCATCTTCGTGATCACG from Aquisphaera giovannonii includes these protein-coding regions:
- a CDS encoding alpha/beta hydrolase; translation: MKCALLLPALASIAAPANGQTKAPLPPLPPPQSIPKPAADTGGPYAPQAILPGGVVVPLFPPGSPHLKADKVHLPEVYRMSGSVPGRISSIVSIHNPSIEVHTVEQGINTGTAIIVIAGGGHRTLNVGGEAADFVPFFANYGINTVILRNRLRADGYVAEVDAVHDAQQAVRMVRAYAKEFRIDPKRIGVMGFSAGAELAAPAALLYEEWDKANDDPADPFAGTSSRPDFAGIIYPGPSPFARGRTAPAIPKDVPPAFLVCGGAGDQVHAVWALDYYQAMLLAGVPNVEIHLYGNGRHPGDPLPDGSRMSGGLTDRNGIPFGTWQYRFIDWARDLGFLQKPGIETKAARDVAAFVASPPRPFGQGRDGAGRRTPPPAAPGGSPGPR